One genomic region from Flagellimonas oceani encodes:
- a CDS encoding TonB-dependent receptor, which produces MKKLMFVSLMLLSLVTYGQTTVQGKVVDENNDPIPGANVVLVGKAEGTTTDFDGNFTFNTNEAPPFQLQFSSIGFSDFTANVTSNNQTLTITLSEANTMLDEIVISASRTPERIFESPVSVERFGLKEIKNTTAESFYGGLQNLKGVDINTNSLTFQSINTRGFATFANNRFLQLVDGMDNTAPGLNFVLGNLVGMSELDVQSVEILPGASSALYGAGAFNGILFMTSKNPFDFQGISAYAKGGVTTQDAAGSNFYKDFGVRAAHAFSDKIAVKANLSVLTGEDWHANSRMDLNNPGADRSNPGYDGLNVYGDEVSDLINFDDFADLPSGTIGSAVVSRTGYDEADLANYNAESVKADFALHYRPFADDLEVILNSRIGRGTTIYQGANRYAVAGFTMQQHRLEIKNDNFFIRGYIVSENSGDAYDTRFAAINVNRAWKRDTPNPNNPAERSWFGDYIGTYIPTFLGLFQQGTPREEASVQAHAAAREVADEGRLIPGTPEFESAFNKVINDGDLTTGAKFIDKTKFRHVNGNYNIAHLIDDWADIQVGGSFREYELNSQGTIFTDIDGPITYNEYGAYLQVQKKFLDDRLKFTGSARYDKNEFFDGFLSPRVSFAYTLGEERNHNLRVSVQQGFRNPTTQDLFIGLDAGRAILVGSAPDNLDRDVRTLGVSQPGQDAGQPATVEITGRAAYENAFTQSSIGQFQATGDPSVLEEANPSLVQPEEIIAFEAGYRAQVGRFTIDLSGYYNSYSNFIGNEVTIVPLYGTVGDGSLSLSALQNGDVQAYQTYTNSEADINSYGATLGVDTKLGNFDLGVNYTFAELDIDEGRYPDLRTNFNTPKHKVKASFGNAALFKNFGFNVNYRWSDSYFWEASFADGDIPAYTVLDAQVNYSVPSIKSIFKLGGSNLLGDEYYTAIGTGFIGSIYYLSWTINP; this is translated from the coding sequence ATGAAAAAACTTATGTTTGTTTCCCTAATGCTTTTGAGTTTGGTAACCTATGGCCAAACAACAGTACAGGGAAAAGTAGTTGATGAAAACAATGATCCCATACCGGGCGCCAATGTGGTTTTGGTAGGGAAAGCAGAAGGAACCACTACGGACTTTGATGGAAATTTTACCTTTAACACCAATGAAGCACCCCCATTTCAACTTCAGTTTTCCAGTATTGGTTTCTCGGATTTTACAGCAAATGTCACGTCAAACAATCAAACGCTTACAATTACCCTTTCGGAAGCCAACACCATGTTGGACGAGATTGTGATTTCAGCTTCAAGAACGCCCGAGCGTATTTTTGAATCACCCGTATCGGTTGAACGGTTTGGTCTAAAGGAAATCAAGAATACCACTGCAGAATCTTTTTATGGAGGACTTCAAAATTTGAAGGGAGTGGACATCAACACCAACAGTTTAACGTTCCAGTCCATAAACACCAGGGGTTTTGCCACTTTTGCCAACAACCGATTTTTGCAGTTGGTGGATGGTATGGACAATACCGCCCCCGGTCTAAACTTCGTTTTGGGTAACTTGGTAGGTATGTCCGAACTGGATGTACAGAGCGTGGAAATTTTGCCGGGAGCTTCTTCTGCATTATATGGAGCAGGTGCGTTTAACGGTATTTTGTTCATGACCAGTAAAAACCCTTTCGATTTTCAAGGGATAAGTGCCTATGCCAAAGGTGGGGTAACCACCCAAGATGCTGCTGGAAGCAATTTTTATAAGGATTTTGGTGTGCGTGCCGCCCATGCCTTTAGTGATAAAATAGCGGTAAAGGCCAACCTCTCCGTTTTGACAGGGGAAGATTGGCACGCCAATAGTCGGATGGATTTGAACAACCCAGGTGCTGACCGCTCCAATCCAGGATACGATGGGTTGAATGTATATGGTGATGAGGTGTCTGATTTAATAAATTTTGATGATTTTGCTGATTTGCCAAGTGGAACCATTGGTTCTGCAGTAGTTTCAAGAACAGGGTATGATGAAGCGGATTTAGCCAACTATAATGCTGAAAGTGTTAAGGCTGACTTTGCCTTGCATTACAGGCCCTTTGCGGATGATTTGGAAGTGATTCTTAACAGTAGGATCGGTAGAGGTACCACCATTTATCAAGGGGCCAACCGTTATGCAGTAGCTGGATTTACCATGCAGCAGCACCGTTTGGAAATCAAAAATGACAACTTCTTTATTAGGGGTTATATTGTCTCCGAAAATTCAGGGGATGCCTACGATACCCGTTTTGCAGCTATTAACGTAAATAGAGCCTGGAAGCGTGACACACCAAACCCAAATAACCCAGCAGAGAGGTCATGGTTTGGTGATTATATAGGAACTTATATACCAACGTTTTTAGGACTTTTCCAACAGGGGACTCCTCGTGAAGAGGCTTCTGTCCAAGCTCATGCAGCAGCCAGAGAGGTCGCTGATGAAGGGAGATTGATTCCCGGCACACCGGAGTTTGAGAGTGCCTTTAATAAGGTGATCAACGACGGAGATTTGACCACAGGTGCAAAGTTCATTGACAAAACAAAATTCCGTCATGTGAACGGTAACTACAATATTGCCCACTTGATCGATGATTGGGCCGACATTCAAGTAGGAGGTTCTTTCAGGGAGTATGAATTGAATTCCCAAGGAACCATCTTCACGGATATCGATGGTCCCATCACATACAACGAATACGGAGCCTATCTCCAAGTACAGAAGAAATTTTTGGACGACCGTTTAAAATTCACAGGATCGGCACGTTACGATAAAAATGAATTTTTTGATGGCTTCCTTTCACCAAGAGTATCTTTCGCTTATACTTTGGGTGAGGAAAGAAATCATAACCTTAGGGTTTCCGTACAGCAAGGTTTCCGTAACCCGACCACTCAAGATTTGTTTATTGGATTGGATGCTGGACGAGCCATTTTGGTAGGTTCTGCACCCGATAACTTGGATAGAGACGTGCGAACTCTGGGGGTTAGTCAACCAGGACAGGATGCTGGACAACCTGCAACGGTTGAGATTACGGGACGTGCCGCCTACGAGAATGCTTTCACACAGAGTTCGATTGGTCAATTTCAGGCAACTGGAGACCCTTCAGTTTTGGAAGAAGCGAACCCCAGTCTTGTTCAGCCAGAGGAAATCATTGCTTTCGAGGCCGGGTATAGGGCCCAAGTGGGTAGGTTTACCATTGATTTGAGCGGATACTATAACAGTTATTCCAATTTCATAGGAAATGAAGTTACCATTGTGCCTCTTTATGGTACCGTGGGTGATGGAAGTTTGTCATTGTCCGCACTTCAGAATGGAGATGTTCAAGCATACCAAACGTACACCAATTCCGAAGCAGATATCAATTCCTACGGAGCTACTCTTGGAGTGGATACCAAACTTGGAAACTTTGATTTGGGTGTAAACTATACCTTTGCCGAATTGGATATTGATGAAGGTAGATATCCCGACCTTAGGACCAATTTTAACACACCAAAGCACAAGGTAAAAGCCTCATTTGGTAATGCGGCACTTTTCAAAAATTTTGGTTTCAACGTAAACTACCGCTGGAGTGATAGTTACTTCTGGGAAGCCTCTTTTGCAGATGGCGATATTCCGGCATATACCGTTTTGGATGCTCAGGTCAACTACTCCGTACCATCCATTAAATCTATTTTCAAACTGGGAGGATCTAATCTGTTGGGCGATGAGTACTACACTGCAATCGGTACAG
- the glmS gene encoding glutamine--fructose-6-phosphate transaminase (isomerizing): MCGIVGYIGHRDAYPIIIKGLQRLEYRGYDSAGVTLFDGENIHLAKTKGKVEDLKTKAETTIPTKGKLGLGHTRWATHGVPNDVNSHPHYSNSGELVIIHNGIIENYESIKQALIKRGYTFHSDTDTEVLVNLIEEVKKKEGVKLGKAVQIALNQVVGAYAIAVFDKNKPDEIVVAKLGSPLAIGIGDNEYFIASDASPFIEFTNNAVYLEDEEMAIVRIGKEIKMRKIKDDAIAYPNILELQLNLEEIEKGGYDHFMLKEIYEQPKAIQDTYRGRLLADKGIIKMAGIDQNLEKFLNANRIIIVACGTSWHAGLVAEYIFEDMARIPVEVEYASEFRYRNPVITEKDVLIAISQSGETADTLAAIKLAKEKGAFVFGVCNVVGSSIARETHAGAYTHAGPEIGVASTKAFTTQITVLTLIALKLAQEKGTLSQSKFHEYLAELEAVPAKVEKALLSNPLVEEISQTYKDSSNCLYLGRGYNFPVALEGALKLKEISYIHAEGYPAAEMKHGPIALIDEQMPVVVIATRKGHYEKVVSNIQEIKSRKGKIIAVVTEGDETVKELADHVIEVPDTSESLSPLLTTIPLQLLSYHIAVMRGCNVDQPRNLAKSVTVE, from the coding sequence ATGTGTGGAATAGTTGGTTACATTGGTCATAGAGACGCTTACCCCATAATTATTAAAGGCTTGCAAAGACTTGAATATAGAGGGTACGATAGTGCCGGGGTTACCCTTTTTGATGGAGAGAACATCCATTTGGCCAAAACAAAGGGGAAGGTCGAGGATTTAAAAACCAAGGCCGAAACTACTATCCCTACCAAAGGAAAGTTGGGACTGGGTCATACAAGATGGGCCACCCATGGGGTCCCAAATGACGTAAACTCCCATCCTCATTATTCCAACTCAGGAGAATTGGTAATCATCCACAACGGGATTATAGAAAACTATGAATCCATAAAACAGGCACTTATAAAACGGGGGTACACCTTTCACTCCGATACCGATACCGAGGTGCTTGTCAACTTGATAGAGGAAGTTAAGAAAAAGGAAGGGGTAAAACTGGGGAAAGCGGTACAGATCGCATTGAACCAAGTAGTTGGTGCCTATGCCATAGCCGTTTTTGATAAAAATAAGCCCGACGAAATCGTAGTGGCAAAATTGGGAAGTCCGTTGGCCATAGGAATCGGTGATAATGAATACTTTATCGCTTCGGATGCCTCACCATTTATTGAATTTACCAACAACGCCGTTTACCTTGAGGACGAGGAAATGGCGATTGTAAGAATAGGAAAGGAAATAAAAATGCGCAAGATTAAGGACGATGCGATTGCCTATCCTAACATTTTAGAACTACAGCTCAATCTCGAAGAAATTGAAAAAGGAGGTTATGATCATTTCATGCTCAAGGAAATCTATGAGCAGCCCAAGGCCATACAAGATACATACCGTGGACGTTTGTTGGCGGATAAGGGAATCATTAAAATGGCCGGCATAGACCAAAATCTTGAAAAATTCCTTAACGCCAATAGGATTATAATAGTTGCCTGTGGAACTTCTTGGCACGCTGGTTTGGTGGCCGAGTATATTTTTGAGGACATGGCAAGGATACCGGTGGAGGTAGAATATGCTTCAGAGTTCAGGTACCGTAACCCGGTTATAACCGAAAAAGATGTATTGATAGCCATTTCCCAATCCGGCGAAACCGCCGATACATTGGCAGCGATCAAATTGGCCAAAGAAAAGGGCGCATTTGTTTTTGGAGTCTGCAACGTGGTAGGTTCATCCATTGCAAGGGAGACCCATGCCGGGGCCTACACTCACGCAGGACCCGAAATCGGCGTAGCTTCCACCAAGGCATTTACGACCCAGATTACTGTGCTAACCTTGATCGCATTAAAATTGGCGCAAGAAAAAGGCACCTTGTCCCAATCCAAATTCCATGAATATTTGGCAGAATTGGAAGCTGTTCCAGCAAAAGTTGAAAAGGCATTGTTGTCCAATCCTTTGGTAGAGGAAATATCCCAGACCTATAAGGATTCATCAAACTGTTTGTATTTGGGAAGGGGATATAACTTCCCCGTTGCCTTGGAGGGAGCGTTAAAGTTGAAGGAAATCAGTTATATCCATGCCGAAGGGTATCCTGCTGCAGAAATGAAACATGGCCCCATCGCACTTATCGATGAGCAAATGCCCGTTGTCGTGATTGCAACAAGAAAAGGACACTACGAGAAAGTGGTAAGTAACATTCAGGAAATCAAATCCAGAAAAGGAAAGATCATTGCGGTTGTGACCGAGGGGGATGAAACCGTAAAAGAGTTGGCGGACCACGTAATAGAGGTCCCGGATACTTCAGAGAGTCTATCGCCACTGCTCACAACCATACCGTTACAACTCTTATCGTACCATATAGCGGTAATGAGGGGATGTAACGTGGATCAGCCTAGAAATTTGGCAAAATCCGTAACGGTAGAATAA
- a CDS encoding DUF4270 domain-containing protein: MRFSNIFKVSALVGTLFLLIVSCEEELDTIGEGVIGGEPFTTGKVAYDVFAFNKGITAVQTNRLPLYQLGTFNDPIYGQRKASIISQLQLSTTSPTFGDISQADEDDPDNDQENETVKEVYLNIPFLTAPSPDRDGDGVPDEFENGDDADDPNSDLDGDGVSDNQERIIGSNPFDPDEDGTEDNFTPNIYPNRFDLDSIYGDRNQTFDLVVSRSNYFLRDLDPNSNFQEAQEYYSNQDFSSFIGEELTISGQNTVIIDDIETVVMAEDDPDTEDVDESQTLVDDRIPPGIRIPLNPDFFQQNILDKEGQSELLSDSNFKNFLRGVHLTGSDMEELMFLLDLTRANITITYTYDDYDAEAEETVTAEKDFVLNFLESSQQTGVTGNAVNVFENEILPTEALNAMDNGENASRIYVKGGATLAEIRLFDETANGGSGIINQIKQNNWVINEANLVFYVDREAVGETVVEPLRLYLYNAETNRPLFDASNESPNGNSGPNPLQYFLNHGGILEQENNRGVKYKIRITEHINNIIVRDSTNAKLGLTLTPNINIIGLREAIGSDMQGIDYPVAATVSPLGTVLYGSNVPSELEDKKLKLEIFYTEAN; the protein is encoded by the coding sequence ATGAGATTTTCCAATATTTTCAAGGTTTCGGCGCTGGTTGGAACTTTGTTTTTACTAATAGTCTCTTGTGAAGAGGAACTTGATACCATAGGTGAAGGTGTAATTGGAGGAGAACCTTTTACCACAGGTAAAGTAGCATACGATGTTTTTGCCTTTAACAAGGGAATCACTGCTGTACAGACCAATAGATTGCCCCTATACCAACTAGGAACTTTCAATGACCCCATTTATGGGCAAAGAAAGGCAAGCATCATATCCCAGTTGCAGTTATCGACCACCTCCCCAACATTTGGTGATATCTCGCAGGCAGATGAGGATGACCCGGATAACGACCAAGAAAATGAAACGGTAAAGGAAGTATATCTGAACATTCCTTTTTTAACCGCCCCCTCACCCGACAGGGATGGAGACGGTGTGCCGGATGAGTTCGAAAATGGCGACGATGCCGATGATCCCAATTCTGATTTGGACGGTGATGGGGTTTCCGATAACCAAGAGCGAATAATAGGTTCAAACCCATTTGATCCTGACGAGGATGGAACGGAAGATAATTTTACGCCGAACATATATCCCAACAGATTTGATTTGGACAGTATTTATGGTGACAGGAACCAAACCTTCGATTTGGTGGTCTCAAGATCCAATTACTTTCTTAGGGATTTGGATCCGAACTCAAACTTCCAAGAAGCACAAGAATATTATTCCAATCAGGATTTCTCTAGCTTTATTGGTGAAGAGCTTACCATTTCAGGTCAAAACACCGTGATAATTGATGATATTGAGACAGTTGTAATGGCCGAAGACGATCCCGATACAGAAGATGTGGACGAGTCTCAAACCCTTGTAGATGATAGAATACCACCAGGTATCCGCATTCCCTTGAACCCGGATTTTTTCCAACAAAATATCTTGGACAAAGAAGGTCAGTCCGAGCTTTTGAGCGATTCCAACTTTAAGAATTTCCTACGGGGCGTTCACTTGACCGGCAGTGATATGGAAGAGCTGATGTTTTTGTTGGATCTTACCCGCGCGAACATTACCATTACCTATACTTACGATGATTATGATGCCGAGGCAGAAGAAACCGTTACGGCGGAAAAGGACTTTGTCCTGAATTTTTTGGAGAGTTCGCAACAAACAGGAGTAACCGGGAATGCCGTCAATGTTTTTGAAAACGAGATATTGCCGACTGAAGCTTTAAATGCCATGGACAACGGCGAAAATGCCTCTAGAATTTATGTAAAGGGAGGTGCTACATTGGCCGAAATTCGTTTGTTTGACGAGACGGCCAACGGCGGCTCTGGAATAATCAACCAGATAAAACAGAACAATTGGGTGATCAATGAGGCAAACTTGGTGTTCTACGTAGATCGTGAAGCAGTGGGCGAAACGGTTGTAGAGCCACTACGACTTTATTTGTACAATGCCGAGACCAATCGTCCCCTTTTCGATGCATCCAACGAGAGTCCTAATGGCAATTCAGGGCCAAACCCGTTACAATATTTCCTGAATCATGGTGGTATATTGGAGCAAGAAAATAATCGGGGAGTAAAATATAAAATCCGTATCACGGAACATATCAATAACATTATAGTTCGGGATTCAACCAATGCCAAGTTAGGGTTAACTTTAACACCCAATATAAACATTATTGGACTTCGGGAAGCAATTGGAAGTGATATGCAGGGAATCGATTATCCCGTAGCAGCTACGGTGAGCCCATTGGGCACTGTTCTGTATGGGAGCAATGTGCCCAGCGAGCTTGAGGATAAAAAACTGAAATTGGAAATCTTCTACACCGAGGCCAACTAA
- a CDS encoding glycogen/starch synthase: MNGKKVLFVSSELVPYLPENPVSLMSYEAPRMVNSNGGQIRIFMPRYGNINERRHQLHEVIRLSGMNLVINDMDMPLIIKVASIPKERIQVYFIDNDEYFKRKATFADSDGNLFPDNDERAIFFAKGVVETVKKLNWSPDIIHVHGWMASMVPLYLRKYYADEPLFSESRIVTSVYGKDFEGELDATMIDKIAFDGIDKKEISALSTPEYNNLLKVAVDHSDAVILAADDLSDDLKSHIDNLSVPVLPYVSLQEAEEAYTNFYNTEVLK, translated from the coding sequence ATGAATGGTAAAAAGGTATTGTTTGTATCTTCTGAATTAGTTCCCTACCTCCCAGAGAATCCAGTTTCCTTAATGTCGTATGAAGCACCAAGAATGGTGAACAGCAATGGTGGCCAGATCCGCATTTTTATGCCAAGGTACGGAAACATCAACGAAAGGAGGCATCAATTACATGAGGTAATACGTTTATCGGGGATGAACCTGGTGATCAACGACATGGATATGCCCTTGATCATAAAGGTGGCTTCCATACCCAAGGAAAGAATACAAGTCTACTTTATAGATAACGACGAATATTTTAAAAGGAAGGCCACATTTGCCGATTCTGATGGAAATTTGTTCCCCGATAATGATGAGCGCGCCATTTTCTTCGCGAAAGGAGTTGTGGAAACGGTGAAAAAATTAAACTGGTCCCCGGATATTATCCACGTACATGGTTGGATGGCTTCCATGGTGCCGCTTTACCTGAGAAAATATTATGCCGATGAGCCATTGTTCTCCGAGAGTAGAATTGTTACCTCCGTATATGGTAAGGATTTTGAAGGGGAGTTGGATGCAACAATGATCGATAAAATCGCTTTTGACGGTATAGACAAAAAAGAAATTTCGGCGCTGTCCACGCCCGAGTATAATAATTTGTTAAAGGTTGCCGTAGATCATTCCGATGCCGTTATTTTAGCCGCGGATGATTTGTCCGATGACCTAAAAAGCCATATCGACAATCTTTCCGTGCCCGTATTGCCGTACGTTTCCCTTCAGGAAGCCGAAGAGGCATACACAAATTTCTATAATACAGAGGTTTTAAAATAG
- the panC gene encoding pantoate--beta-alanine ligase, translating into MKIFDLKKELNAFTQEQRKKDCSIGLVPTMGALHTGHISLVKKALSENDLVVVSIFVNPTQFDKKDDLDKYPRTFEKDIELLKQVSDNIVVFAPTVDEIYGENVTSQSYEFDGLDKVMEGEFRTGHFDGVGTIVELFLRTVAPDRAYFGEKDFQQLQIIRKMAEIKNLPFQIIGCPIEREPNGLAMSSRNERLSKETREEAGFIHTTLQTAKADFGTKSAISIVDWVKSEFDQHPLFDLEYFEIADENTLTPALKIQDNQKYRAFIAVYADGVRLIDNLRLN; encoded by the coding sequence ATGAAGATATTCGACCTTAAAAAAGAACTGAACGCCTTTACCCAAGAGCAGCGAAAAAAAGACTGTAGCATTGGTCTTGTACCCACCATGGGTGCGCTTCACACGGGTCATATCTCCTTGGTAAAAAAAGCACTTTCGGAAAACGACTTGGTGGTAGTGAGCATTTTTGTGAACCCTACCCAGTTCGACAAAAAAGATGATCTGGATAAATACCCTAGAACATTCGAGAAAGATATTGAGCTTTTGAAACAGGTTTCGGACAATATTGTGGTATTTGCCCCCACCGTTGATGAAATTTACGGGGAAAACGTTACTTCCCAATCTTACGAGTTCGATGGGTTGGACAAAGTAATGGAAGGGGAGTTCCGAACTGGACATTTTGACGGTGTAGGCACCATTGTGGAACTTTTTCTAAGGACCGTGGCTCCCGATAGAGCTTATTTTGGCGAAAAAGATTTTCAGCAGTTACAGATTATCCGAAAAATGGCCGAAATAAAAAATTTGCCTTTTCAAATTATTGGCTGCCCCATTGAACGTGAACCGAACGGTCTTGCCATGAGCTCCCGAAACGAAAGACTGTCAAAAGAAACCCGTGAAGAGGCCGGTTTTATTCACACTACGCTGCAAACTGCCAAAGCCGATTTTGGCACGAAAAGTGCAATAAGTATTGTGGATTGGGTAAAGTCAGAGTTTGACCAACACCCTTTGTTTGACCTCGAATATTTTGAAATCGCTGACGAGAACACATTGACCCCAGCCTTAAAAATTCAGGACAACCAAAAATATAGGGCATTTATCGCCGTTTACGCAGACGGTGTTCGCTTAATTGATAATCTAAGATTGAATTGA
- the panD gene encoding aspartate 1-decarboxylase: MQVEVVKSKIHRVKVTGADLNYIGSITIDEDLMDAANIIRGEKVQIVNNNNGERLETYAIPGPRNSGELTLNGAAARKVAVGDVLILITYAWMDIEEAKTFNPALVFPNEETNLLQ, from the coding sequence ATGCAAGTAGAAGTCGTAAAATCTAAAATACACCGAGTAAAAGTTACCGGGGCAGACCTTAACTATATAGGTAGCATCACCATAGACGAAGATCTTATGGATGCCGCCAATATTATTAGGGGCGAAAAAGTGCAGATCGTGAACAACAACAACGGTGAACGATTGGAAACTTATGCCATCCCAGGACCGAGAAACTCCGGGGAACTAACATTGAACGGTGCCGCAGCCAGAAAGGTGGCCGTGGGAGACGTATTGATCCTGATCACCTACGCTTGGATGGATATCGAAGAGGCAAAAACATTTAATCCAGCATTGGTTTTCCCCAATGAGGAAACCAATCTACTCCAATAA
- a CDS encoding lysylphosphatidylglycerol synthase transmembrane domain-containing protein, which produces MGRSLKKFLKIFVPIAFGLFLVWYSYNSTTPEERKQIIHYISNASPLWVTISIIIGILSHISRAIRWKYLLEPLGYRPKTVNTIFIVLISYFANLGIPRSGEILRATALTTYEKVPFEKGFGTIVTERVIDLLMLLTIIMVTLMLQTDFILGFMEERGVNIIGAIGILLVGIVGLFLGSYIIRKSKSPLAIKLKGFLNGLKEGVLSLFKMKNKWPFIFHTLFIWAAYFGMFWVIKYTVEETIPLSLGELLVAFVAGAFAMSTTNGGIGLYPIAVSAALSIYGISSVSGDAFGWIMWIAQTFMVVVFGTISFLVLPLLNRNR; this is translated from the coding sequence TTGGGCAGATCCCTCAAAAAATTCCTTAAAATATTCGTGCCCATTGCCTTCGGGCTGTTTTTGGTTTGGTACTCCTACAATTCCACCACGCCAGAGGAAAGAAAGCAAATCATTCATTATATTTCCAATGCCAGCCCATTATGGGTGACCATTTCCATTATTATTGGAATATTGAGCCACATTTCACGGGCCATTCGATGGAAATACCTTTTGGAACCCTTGGGGTATCGCCCCAAAACCGTCAACACCATATTTATTGTCCTCATTTCCTATTTTGCCAACTTGGGAATACCCCGTTCAGGTGAAATTTTAAGGGCCACCGCACTCACCACTTACGAGAAGGTCCCTTTTGAAAAAGGATTTGGGACCATAGTTACCGAAAGAGTAATCGATTTGTTAATGCTTTTGACCATAATCATGGTCACTTTAATGCTTCAAACCGATTTTATTCTCGGTTTTATGGAAGAAAGAGGCGTGAATATCATAGGCGCCATCGGAATACTGCTTGTGGGTATTGTCGGACTCTTTTTGGGATCGTACATCATCCGAAAATCCAAATCGCCCTTGGCCATCAAACTCAAGGGATTCCTCAACGGTCTAAAAGAAGGCGTGCTCAGCCTCTTCAAAATGAAAAACAAGTGGCCATTTATTTTCCACACTTTGTTTATCTGGGCAGCCTATTTTGGCATGTTCTGGGTCATAAAATACACCGTGGAAGAAACCATTCCCCTATCCCTTGGCGAATTGTTGGTCGCCTTTGTGGCCGGAGCCTTCGCCATGTCCACAACCAATGGCGGAATAGGTCTTTACCCTATTGCAGTAAGTGCTGCACTGAGCATTTATGGCATCAGCTCCGTTTCCGGGGACGCATTTGGGTGGATCATGTGGATCGCCCAGACGTTTATGGTCGTAGTTTTCGGTACAATATCCTTCCTAGTATTGCCGTTATTGAATAGAAATCGGTAA